Proteins encoded within one genomic window of Scheffersomyces stipitis CBS 6054 chromosome 3, complete sequence:
- the RPS0A gene encoding 40S ribosomal protein S0 (40S ribosomal protein S0-A (Nucleic acid-binding protein NAB1A)~go_component intracellular; ribosome~go_function structural constituent of ribosome~go_process protein biosynthesis) has product MSLPASFDLTPEDAKLLLAANVHLGSKNVQVHNKPYVYKTRPDGVNVINIGKTWEKIVLAARIIAAVPNPSDVAVCSSRTFGQRAVLKFAAHTGATPIAGRFTPGNFTNYITRSFKEPRLVVVTDPRTDAQAIKESSYVNIPVIALTDMDSPSEYVDVAIPCNNKGKHSIGLIWWLIAREVLRLRGIIPDRTTEWSVMPDLYFYRDPEEIEQNAAEEAKTTEDVEEAAPVDADEWTGETEEVDWAESGATPAVEDAAASNW; this is encoded by the exons ATGTCATTACCAGCTTCCTTTGACCTTACTCCTGAAGACGCTAAGTTATTGTTAGCTGCCAACGTTCACTTGGGTTCCAAGAACGTTCAA GTTCACAACAAGCCATACGTCTACAAGACCAGACCAGATGGTGTCAACGTTATCAACATCGGTAAGACCTGGGAAAAGATTGTCTTGGCTGCCAGAATCATCGCAGCTGTTCCAAACCCATCCGACGTTGCTGTCTgttcttccagaactttCGGTCAAAGAGCCGTCTTGAAGTTCGCTGCCCACACCGGTGCTACCCCAATTGCCGGTAGATTCACCCCAGGTAACTTCACTAACTACATCACCCGTTCTTTCAAGGAACCAAGATTGGTTGTTGTTACTGACCCAAGAACCGATGCCCAAGCCATCAAGGAATCTTCTTACGTCAACATCCCAGTTATTGCTTTGACTGACATGGACTCTCCATCTGAATACGTTGATGTTGCCATCCCATGTAATAACAAAGGTAAGCACTCCATTGGTTTGATCTGGTGGTTGATTGCCAGAGAAGTCTTAAGATTGAGAGGTATCATCCCAGACAGAACCACCGAATGGTCTGTCATGCCAGATTTGTACTTCTACAGAGAcccagaagaaatcgaacAAAAcgctgctgaagaagccaagacCACCGaagacgttgaagaagctgctcCAGTTGATGCCGACGAATGGACCGgtgaaactgaagaagttgactgGGCTGAATCTGGTGCCACCCCAGCTGTTGAAGACGCTGCTGCCAGCAACTGGTAA
- the DIE2 gene encoding glucosyltransferase — protein sequence MALVIPRGGSIVRKRLITLLLTLSTVAFCGYVHHQVSLKVKNPYIDEYFHIRQCQKYCQHKFHEWDNKITTPPGLYVLGFLYTNAIQKLSGAESNYYCGNYDILRSVNLLGFFALLAIAHRFKKSYGNQYLSINIASQPLLFTYYFLFYTDIWSTVFVVLALTIVMSKPVRDYQAYCSGLLGLLSLWFRQTNIVWVAFILAVLVERSVVRKRGESPNFLAQTSSFISSFFKNWFKIIPFVINAVLFAIFLKINGGITFGDKENHEIQLHVVQVFYCFTFIVLFTWPVWFDVHCLKRYLKFVFVQNYGLNFGLNVVSLCAIKYVIDNFTVVHPFLLADNRHYTFYIFKRLISHPKSYIIAVPLYHFATYSIISSLSQSDKINMRFVTIVCYLAAVCLTIIPSPLFEPRYYIVPLVIFRLFIKPVNTKRHYLEFIWLNTINVVTTLVFLNYEFTWASEPGSIQRIIW from the coding sequence ATGGCGTTGGTTATACCTAGGGGTGGCTCCATAGTCCGCAAGAGACTCATTACACTCTTGCTAACATTGAGTACAGTTGCATTCTGCGGATATGTCCATCATCAAGTCAGTCTCAAGGTCAAGAACCCATACATAGACGAATACTTCCATATCCGCCAGTGCCAGAAGTACTGCCAACATAAATTCCACGAATGGGACAACAAGATCACAACTCCACCAGGGTTGTACGTATTGGGGTTCTTATACACGAATGCCATTCAGAAGCTTTCTGGGGCAGAATCGAACTACTATTGTGGAAACTACGATATCTTGAGATCAGTGAATTTACTAGGTTTCTTTGCTCTTTTGGCAATTGCTCATCgtttcaagaaatcttATGGAAACCAATACCTTTCGATCAACATAGCGTCCCAGCCGTTGCTATTCACCTactatttcttgttctaTACTGACATATGGTCAACAGTATTTGTAGTGCTAGCACTTACAATTGTCATGTCCAAACCTGTGAGAGACTACCAGGCTTATTGCAGTGGATTACTTGGTTTGTTGAGTTTGTGGTTCAGACAAACAAATATCGTTTGGGTCGCCTTCATTCTTGCTGTACTTGTGGAAAGAAGTGTAGTCAGAAAAAGAGGCGAGAGTCCTAACTTCTTGGCTCAGACACTGCTGTTCATATCTCTGTTCTTTAAGAACTGGTTCAAGATAATTCCATTCGTAATAAATGCTGTGCTCTTTGCGATTTTTCTCAAGATCAATGGTGGTATTACCTTTGGCGATAAAGAGAATCACGAAATCCAATTGCACGTGGTTCAAGTCTTTTACTGTTTCACATTTATTGTTCTCTTCACTTGGCCAGTATGGTTTGATGTTCATTGTTTGAAGAGATACCTCAAATTTGTCTTTGTTCAAAACTATGGTCTTAATTTCGGTTTGAATGTGGTGAGTTTGTGTGCTATAAAATACGTCATAGACAATTTTACTGTTGTCCATCCATTCTTGTTGGCTGATAATAGACATTATACATTCTACATATTCAAGCGACTCATTAGCCATCCAAAGAGTTACATCATAGCTGTGCCATTATACCACTTTGCAACCTATTCTATAATTAGTTCATTGTCCCAAAGTGATAAGATCAACATGAGATTTGTCACCATTGTGTGCTACTTGGCCGCAGTGTGCTTGACTATCATTCCTTCGCCATTATTTGAACCACGATACTACATTGTTCCATTGGTGATATTCAGACTCTTCATAAAGCCTGTCAACACAAAGAGACACTACTTGGAGTTTATTTGGTTAAACACTATAAACGTTGTTACTACATTAGTATTCTTAAACTATGAGTTTACATGGGCAAGTGAGCCGGGTAGCATTCAGAGAATAATATGGTAA
- the GPI1 gene encoding glycosylphosphatidylinositol synthesis N-acetylglucosaminyltransferase complex, subunit PIG-Q/GPI1 (glycosylphosphatidylinositol synthesis Participates in synthesis of N-acetylglucoaminylphosphatidylinositol, the first intermediate in synthesis of glycosylphosphatidylinositol (GPI) anchors; required for phosphatidylinositol biosynthesis Cell wall/membrane/envelope biogenesis~go_function phosphatidylinositol N-acetylglucosaminyltransferase activity~go_component integral to membrane~go_process GPI anchor biosynthesis~go_function phosphatidylinositol N-acetylglucosaminyltransferase activity~go_component integral to membrane~go_process GPI anchor biosynthesis): MTCSSELQIYFPHDLIRTVSRSNVTKKWYLVGFNINNIYIVVQVVQRKYLNLKKLPPALKGLVIIGSINDEANKYDLSLVWSENTKLPIIKNRPDPAFIIIFQPPNFKNLEYFSINPILLQSMGNDLVNFASNELSEKFCSVEPKTITSKNQSFISDDKILQRINRIVQYRIELRNWLGESHIVNFDPSSYSFLLGILRTVIRSLQMLIIWLIWIINLNTFGFSLVSISKVFRQLDLRLKQLNYFPVQFLFYYDRSILLGDLEESNLVKELQLPIFNSSLNINNSNYINLYNSIWLIFNDILYGTTLYRIIILNFDKIIKFLHTTVIEGFLFNNLMETIAWVSIKHPAGFKLNNELGQFLGDLYTWILRFWKFFVNDFAQQNLVPMLRGDIVYSLKNLLFILCYLGGISFLLGFIIDIVNLFTLHIYFFYYISTKIYRRQLQVINSLFQLFRGKKYNVLRDRIDNLNNYEDNNDFEIDRLLLGTLFFMVLILLLPTIFAFYLLFFLMWLSLLMTLNLLENLQILVSFTPLFVILLKMKNSKRLQGGINFSYIGSSGATSYISMSNKSLSYNEIFTNYIKLFRNAKNFRESIVQHFFSGKVISIKYNNDLKFHYLMLPKNHDKTINIWKYVR, from the exons ATGACTTGCAGTTCTGAATTACAGATATACTTTCCGCATGATCTTATTAGAACAGTATCCCGATCTAATGTCACTAAGAAATGGTATCTTGTTGgtttcaacatcaacaatatatACATAGTTGTCCAAGTGGTTCAGAGGAAGTACTTGaatctcaagaaattgcCCCCGGCCTTAAAAGGATTAGTCATCATTGGTTCCATTAATGATGAAGCAAACAAGTACGATTTGTCATTGGTTTGGTCAGAGAATACCAAATTGCCTATTATTAAGAATCGACCAGATCCCGCTTTTATCATCATATTCCAACCacccaacttcaaaaacttgGAATACTTCTCTATAAACCCCATCTTACTACAATCTATGGGAAATGACCTTGTGAACTTTGCCAGTAACGAGTTATCTGAGAAGTTTTGTAGCGTGGAACCTAAAACAATCACTTCCAAGAATCAAAGCTTTATATCGGATGACAAGATTCTTCAACGAATAAACCGGATCGTCCAGTACAGAATAGAATTGCGGAACTGGTTAGGAGAATCTCATATTGTTAATTTCGATCCGTCGTCGTAT tcttttcttctcgGTATCTTAAGAACGGTAATCCGGAGCTTGCAAATGTTGATAATCTGGTTGATCTGGATAATTAACTTGAACACCTTTGGCTTTAGTCTTGTATCGATATCTAAGGTATTTCGCCAACTTGATTTACGACTCAAACAACTCAATTATTTTCCCGTTCAGTTCCTCTTTTACTACGACCGTTCGATTCTACTTGGTGATCTAGAAGAATCCAATCTCGTGAAGGAATTACAACTCCCGATCTTCAATTCGAGTTTaaacatcaacaattccaattacatcaacttgtacaactcTATCTGGTTGATATTTAATGACATCTTGTATGGTACAACCTTGTACAGAATCATAATCctcaactttgacaagATCATCAAATTTTTGCATACAACAGTAATTGAAGGAttccttttcaacaacttgatggaAACCATTGCGTGGGTATCTATAAAGCACCCGGCCGGTTTTAAGTTGAATAATGAATTGGGTCAGTTCCTTGGAGATTTGTATACTTGGATATTAAGATTCTGGAAGTTTTTTGTAAATGATTTTGCACAGCAGAACCTAGTGCCAATGTTGAGAGGTGATATAGTCTAttcgttgaagaatttgttATTTATACTTTGCTACCTCGGGGGCATATCCTTCTTGTTGGGTTTTATTATTGATATCGTCAATCTTTTCACCCTTCatatctacttcttctactacaTTTCGACGAAGATTTACAGACGTCAGCTACAAGTCATCAACTCCTTGTTTCAATTGTTCAGGGGTAAGAAATACAATGTGTTGAGAGATAGAATTGACAATTTAAATAACTATGAGGATAACAATGATTTCGAAATTGACAGATTACTATTGGGTACTTTGTTTTTCATGGTGTTGATATTATTGTTGCCTACGATTTTTGCATTCtacttgttgttcttcttgatgtgGCTCTCGCTCTTGATGACTTTGAACCTTCTTGAGAACCTACAGATTCTCGTTTCATTTACGCCTTTGTTTGTTATTCTAttaaagatgaagaattcaaaaagacTTCAGGGAGGAATAAATTTCAGCTACATTGGGTCTAGCGGAGCCACTAGCTATATCAGCATGTCCAACAAGTCATTGTCCTACAATGAAATATTCACTAATTATATCAAATTATTCCGAAATGCGAAAAACTTCAGGGAATCAATAGTACAGCACTTTTTCTCGGGCAAGGTCATCTCAATCAAATACAATaacgacttgaagtttCATTACTTAATGTTGCCCAAAAATCATGACAAAACAATAAACATATGGAAATATGTTAGATAG
- the GRP3.3 gene encoding dihydroflavonol-4-reductases: protein MSQTVFISGASGYIAQHITAKLLAKGYKVIGSVRSAKKGDELKSLFKNENLSYVVVPDIQADGAFDEALKQHPEISVFLHTASPFVFQVEDVEKELLLPAVTGTKVALTSVLNHGPQIKRVVVTSSYAAMFANEDIPDVVSDETTWTELTWEQAKQNGLVGYLASKAFAEKAAWDFVEKEKPNFKLSTVNPTYVFGPQLFDEYATGPVSTSVELIKAVLKLQPTDEVPSVQGPFIDVRDVADAHLVAFESDAAIGQRILLQDGRFSNSKVVEIIKANFPEFKDKIPAPKTTHEEEIKSHCKLDSSKSDKILGIKFISIEQSIKDTVAQFIKVKAV from the coding sequence ATGTCTCAAACTGTCTTTATCTCAGGTGCCAGCGGTTATATCGCTCAGCACATTACTGCTAAATTACTTGCTAAAGGTTACAAGGTCATCGGATCAGTTAGATCTGCCAAGAAGGGTGACGAATTGAAGAGTCTCTTTAAGAATGAGAACTTATCCTACGTTGTTGTTCCTGACATTCAAGCAGACGGTGCTTTCGACGAAGCCTTGAAGCAACACCCCGAAATCAGTGTCTTCTTGCACACTGCTTCTCCATTTGTCTTTCAAGTCGAGGATGTTGAAAAGGAACTTTTGCTTCCTGCAGTTACTGGAACCAAGGTTGCTTTGACTTCAGTCTTGAACCACGGCCCTCAAATTAAGAGAGTTGTAGTCACCTCGTCTTATGCTGCTATGTTCGCCAACGAAGATATTCCTGACGTCGTCTCTGACGAGACCACGTGGACGGAATTGACCTGGGAGCAAGCCAAACAAAACGGTTTGGTTGGTTATCTTGCTTCTAAGGCTTTTGCTGAAAAGGCTGCCTGGGATTTTGTCGAAAAGGAAAAAccaaacttcaagttgtccacTGTCAACCCAACTTATGTGTTTGGCCCTCAATTATTCGATGAATATGCTACTGGCCCTGTCAGCACTTCAGTGGAACTCATCAAGGCTGTTTTGAAGTTGCAACCAACTGATGAAGTCCCATCCGTACAAGGACCTTTCATTGACGTCAGAGATGTCGCCGATGCTCATCTCGTTGCTTTTGAATCAGATGCAGCTATTGGCCAAAGAATTTTGCTTCAAGATGGAAGATTCTCCAATTCCAAGGTGGTTGAAATCATCAAGGCTAACTTCCCTGAGTTCAAGGACAAAATTCCAGCTCCTAAGACAACTCACGAGGAGGAAATCAAGAGTCACTGCAAGCTCGATTCTTCGAAGTCTGACAAGATCCTTGGAATCAAGTTTATCAGCATTGAGCAATCGATCAAGGACACTGTCGCTCAATTTATTAAGGTCAAGGCCGTCTAA
- a CDS encoding predicted protein, producing the protein LQDGPSSQSSEPEVASISLREDLLFNSNRDVNRKSPDGDSYQEWIADALGFSNESKIPQGQKQNAERGKNHGSIEIAGPLLSTSTSKEVIQLLASSKLEQEAPRTRPATILTAKDILQAPGLRNDFYLNLVSWSKMTNKVLVGLGSHSYLWGVDNKVEEVNCISKETITAVSCSDSELAIIATYGGHIYLVDIEHNTLRSTYYNNGKCMFCFAWVPNSQMFLAGDEDGEVYSFEIDKNMFYALSLKNKVKCNSQQICGMAINCQGTEVAIGGNDNRCSLWQLLPTAEVHLRFILPHNAAIKAIAFCPWTSSLLATGGGSKDRKIRFWHTNSGTLLKEFSTSGQITSLVWSSFRKEITATFGFGSEKKSYLMQVYSYPSMATLVEVPATLNLRILSSTLSPDGTCLCVATNDSTIRIYKLWEKTHKLVKSPDSSGYGSYGSSLIDLQEGVVKRGETIR; encoded by the exons CTACAAGATGGCCCTAGTAGCCAATCTCTGGAGCCAGAGGTAGCCAGCATTTCCTTGAGGGAAGaccttcttttcaatagCAATAGGGATGTCAACAGA aaatcCCCTGATGGTGATTCTTACCAAGAATGGATAGCTGACGCTCTTGGGTTCTCAAACGAGCTGAAG ATCCCCCAAGGACAAAAGCAGAATGCAGAGAGGGGGAAGAA CCATGGCTCCATCGAGATTGCGGGTCCACTTCTATCTACCTCTACTTCTAAGGAAGTTATACAATTATTGGCTTCCAGTAAACTTGAACAGGAAGCTCCCAGAACCAGACCTGCCACAATATTGACGGCAAAGGATATTCTCCAAGCTCCAGGATTGAGAAACGACTTCTACTTGAATTTGGTGAGTTGGTCAAAGATGACTAACAAAGTTTTGGTCGGACTTGGAAGCCACTCATATTTATGGGGAGTGGACAATaaagtggaagaagtcaattgtATTTCTAAAGAAACCATCACAGCAGTATCTTGTTCTGATTCCGAGTTGGCAATTATAGCTACGTATGGGGGCCATATATATTTGGTTGATATCGAACATAACACTCTTCGTTCGACATACTACAATAATGGGAAATGTATGTTTTGTTTTGCTTGGGTGCCAAACTCCCAGATGTTTCTAGCAGGggatgaagatggagaagtATATTCTTTTGAAATAGACAAGAACATGTTCTACGCATTgagtttgaagaacaaagtcaaaTGCAATCTGCAACAGATATGTG GAATGGCCATAAATTGCCAAGGAACGGAGGTTGCTATAGGTGGAAACGATAATCGTTGCTCGTTGTGGCAGCTTCTTCCCACTGCAGAAGTACATTTACGATTCATTCTTCCACACAATGCTGCTATCAAGGCAATAGCCTTTTGCCCGTGGACAAGTTCTCTATTGGCTACTGGGGGAGGGAGTAAAGACAGAAAGATTCGCTTCTGGCATACAAATAGTGGAACGTTGCTCAAGGAGTTCAGCACTAGTGGCCAGATCACTTCACTAGTATGGTCAAGTTTCCGCAAAGAAATCACTGCTACGTTTGGGTTTGGCAGCGAGAAGAAGTCGTACCTAATGCAAGTCTACTCATATCCCCTGATGGCTACgcttgttgaagttccagcTACTCTTAACTTGAGAATCCTTTCTTCCACACTCAGTCCAGACGGGACCTGTTTGTGTGTTGCAACCAATGATTCTACGATTCGTATTTACAAGCTCTGGGAGAAAACACacaagttggtgaagtcGCCCGATTCGCTGGGGTATGGAAGCTACGGGAGCTCACTTATAGATCTACAAGAAGGGGTGGTCAAGCGTGGTGAGACCATCAGATGA
- the SMI1.1 gene encoding protein involved in (1,3)-beta-glucan synthesis has translation MSLRQKFQEFIYSISTSDKYSEFDSRKSFNRVNKPGPESTLLYSHHNQSSHELITENDLDDGNLNKHNLDGVHEVKLAWRHIKNWMDKYSPDLGHSLQDKCTNSDLNDFQKDLNIKLPNCVLEFYKLTDGQSDFGNNTNEINGLIFGLKLMPLDEIMVSTENWRKVARVLNSELSQIKQANKISELSKLPTIHSNQNAYKKKLSGNSFSRSTRSSSVSSELSSGSNSQLNIPKQRCIPPGATHETFAHPMWIPLATDEVGNYVGIDLSPGATGKWGQVILFGRDFDFKFRIADNFGDFLLIFANDLEIGNWELKRDRKNNYGDLFIGNEGELVYVDKTTKLEIPYLEVLRRRAIEKWLSSLEISENLTPELEQLKQDLTAKDQTLTSFNKSLNNIDKFINNNLSTIDNLDEP, from the exons ATGAGCTTGCGACAAAAGTTTCAGGAATTCATCTATTCCATCAGCACCAGTGACAAGTATTCGGAGTTTGACTCAAGAAAGTCGTTCAACAGAGTCAACAAACCGGGCCCAGAATCAACCCTCTTGTATTCTCACCACAACCAATCGAGTCATGAACTAATCACAGAAAACGATCTTGATGACGGCAATCTCAACAAACACAATCTTGATGGAGTCCACGAAGTCAAACTTGCCTGGAGACacatcaagaactggaTGGACAAGTACTCGCCGGACTTGGGTCATTCTCTCCAGGATAAATGTACCAATAGCGATCTTAACGACTTCCAGAAGGACTTGAATATCAAGTTGCCCAATTGTGTTTTAGAATTTTACAAATTGACCGATGGTCAGTCCGACTTTGgcaacaacaccaacgaAATCAACGGTCTCATATTCGGTCTTAAGCTCATGCCATTGGATGAGATTATGGTTCTGACTGAAAACTGGAGAAAGGTAGCAAGGGTCTTGAACTCAGAGTTGTCTCAAATTAAGCAAGCCAACAAGATCAGCGAGTTGTCGAAATTGCCTACAATTCACAGCAATCAAAATGcctacaagaagaagttgagtGGAA ACTCTTTCTCTAGATCGACTCGTTCTTCATCTGTATCCAGTGAATTATCTTCTGGTTCAAACTCTCAATTAAACATTCCAAAACAGAGATGCATCCCTCCCGGGGCCACCCATGAGACATTTGCTCATCCTATGTGGATTCCCTTAGCAACCGATGAGGTAGGCAACTATGTGGGAATCGACTTGTCACCCGGTGCTACTGGTAAATGGGGACAAGTGATCTTGTTTGGTAGAGATTtcgacttcaagttcagaaTAGCCGACAACTTTGGcgatttcttgttgatctttgccaacgacttggaaattGGCAACTGGGAGCTTAAACGAGACCGGAAAAACAACTATGGAGACTTGTTTATTGGCAATGAGGGTGAATTGGTATACGTAGATAAAACcaccaagttggaaataCCGTACTTGGAAGTTTTGAGAAGACGGGCTATTGAGAAATGGCTCTCTTCGTTAGAGATTTCAGAGAACCTTACACCTGAGCTTGAGCAGTTAAAGCAAGACTTGACTGCTAAGGATCAAACTTTGACATCGTTCAATAAGAGCTTAAACAATATCGATaagttcatcaacaataatcTTTCTACCATAGACAACCTTGACGAGCCA
- a CDS encoding predicted protein, whose translation MSNQNWKNLSQELRRRAAQAKSTGGGPPRSPFGIFAGVGGLLLLGGVSLVAQNALFNVDGGQRAIIYSRIGGVQPRIYPEGTHFVIPWFQRPIIYDVRAKPRNVASLTGTKDLQMVNITCRVLFRPDILQLPTIFRTLGTDYDEKVLPSIVNEVLKSVVAQFNASQLITQREKVSRLVKDNLVRRAAKFNIDLDDVSLTFMTFSPEFSAAVEAKQIAQQDAQRAAFVVDKAIQEKQQLVVKASGEAKSAELIGEAIKKSKDYVELKRLDTAREIATILANSPNRILLDNDTLLLNTVTDSRK comes from the coding sequence ATGAGTAACCAGAACTGGAAGAATTTATCCCAGGAATTAAGACGTCGAGCAGCCCAAGCCAAGTCTACTGGAGGAGGACCTCCCAGATCTCCCTTTGGAATTTTCGCTGGAGTAGGTGggttattgttgttgggAGGTGTTTCTCTCGTTGCCCAAAATGCTCTTTTCAATGTCGACGGTGGTCAGAGAGCCATTATCTACTCTCGTATTGGTGGAGTGCAACCACGTATTTACCCTGAAGGTACTCACTTTGTCATACCTTGGTTCCAGAGACCTATCATCTACGATGTCCGTGCCAAACCAAGAAACGTCGCCTCTTTAACCGGCACAAAGGATTTGCAGATGGTCAACATCACATGCAGAGTGTTGTTCAGACCTGACATCTTGCAGTTGCCTACAATCTTTAGAACGTTGGGAACTGATTATGATGAAAAAGTCTTGCCTTCGATTGTCAACGAAGTGTTGAAGTCTGTTGTAGCCCAGTTTAACGCATCGCAATTGATCACTCAGAGAGAAAAAGTTTCACGTTTAGTGAAGGACAACTTGGTTCGTCGTGCTGCCAAGTTCAATATTGACTTAGACGATGTTTCTTTAACATTCATGACGTTTTCGCCTGAGTTCAGTGCTGCAGTAGAAGCTAAGCAGATTGCCCAGCAAGATGCCCAAAGAGCTGCCTTTGTAGTCGACAAGGCCATCCAGGAAAAACAGCAATTGGTCGTCAAGGCCTCTGGTGAAGCTAAATCTGCCGAGTTGATTGGTGAAGCAATCAAGAAATCCAAGGATTACGTtgagttgaagagattggacACTGCCAGGGAAATTGCCACCATCCTTGCCAATTCGCCTAACAGAATCTTGTTGGATAACGATactttgttgttgaataCTGTGACGGATAGTCGTAAATGA
- a CDS encoding predicted protein has translation MSVPLINRSLTTIRTELEFLKDSEVITEELYQKLNQSLPAKFTKDMNAWGVEKLGLGNNNNNNSTTTATDRIAEDLAMTTISTPSQIEAPPHPPRSNSTAKNIGYCKVLYDYRASEADDLDLKKEDRIAIVQHLSPDWWKGYKQDSSPEKAGVFPSNYVVEITEKEFQDSFNRAPTTVPEKASYKPQNNLYQQHQMPPPDYGSPYGQPPVQHQPSYGGYAQYPPPSTNYYQPPPPQQQPQQVQQVEVQPQSSGVNAHPHLKKFGSKLGNAAIFGAGATIGSNVVNSIF, from the coding sequence ATGTCTGTTCCGTTAATCAATCGTTCCTTGACTACAATTAGAACCGAGCTcgagttcttgaaggacTCTGAAGTCATCACCGAGGAATTGTACcaaaagttgaaccagAGCCTTCCTGCAAAATTCACCAAGGATATGAACGCTTGGGGTGTAGAGAAGCTCGGCTTAGgtaacaacaacaacaacaacagcacCACTACTGCCACTGATAGAATTGCTGAAGATTTGGCTATGACTACTATTTCAACTCCTTCTCAAATCGAAGCTCCCCCACACCCTCCACGCTCAAACTCCACCGCTAAGAATATTGGTTACTGTAAAGTCTTATACGACTACCGTGCACTGGAAGCGGACGACTTGGATctcaagaaggaagaccGTATAGCCATCGTCCAACACTTGTCACCTGACTGGTGGAAAGGATACAAACAAGATTCGTCTCCAGAAAAGGCAGGGGTATTTCCTTCCAATTACGTAGTGGAGATCACTGAGAAGGAGTTCCAGGACTCTTTCAATAGGGCACCTACTACAGTTCCAGAAAAGGCATCATACAAACCACAAAACAATTTGTATCAGCAACACCAAATGCCTCCTCCAGATTACGGTTCTCCATATGGACAGCCTCCAGTGCAACACCAACCTTCATATGGTGGATACGCTCAATATCCTCCTCCTTCAACTAACTACTATCAACCTCCTCCACCTCAGCAACAACCTCagcaagttcaacaagttgagGTTCAACCACAGTCATCGGGAGTTAATGCTCATCCtcatttgaagaagtttggaAGCAAGTTGGGTAATGCGGCTATCTTTGGTGCCGGTGCCACAATCGGTAGTAATGTGGTCAACTCCATTTTCTAA